A DNA window from Macadamia integrifolia cultivar HAES 741 chromosome 4, SCU_Mint_v3, whole genome shotgun sequence contains the following coding sequences:
- the LOC122075847 gene encoding L-type lectin-domain containing receptor kinase SIT2-like has product MEVHFRIPNPDAMFSVLKLTVFLLFMRINEAASPGVVDFTYNGFSDADMGLNGIAEITSNGLLILTDASKRPNIEQRGRAFYVSPINFLDPSSSGGAAALSFSTTFVFAIIPKKPELGGHGIAFFISPTTALPSRNLPGQYLGLFNASNIGNGSNHLFAVAFETEQSIEFNDINDNHVGIDINGLQSVESASASYFDKNGRYKNLSLISGDSMQAWVNYDGVHKQLNVTIAPINVSKPAVPLLSMSLDLSPLMKDPMFIGFSSSTGSLPTSHCVSGWSFKLHGRANELNLTQLPTLSNHQFKQKTPILIIVLPVIAAVLVLATIFGILIMVKRKRKYAQVLEEWEHDYGTHRFNYKDLYVATKGFKNKELLGIGGFGKVYKGVLPNSNIEVAVKKISHNSRQGMKEFVAEIVTIGQLRHRNLATLLGYCRRKGELLLVYECMPNGSLDKFLFDPSMPVLNWSQRFRIIRGVASALFYLHEGWDQVVVHRDVKSSNVLLDGEFNARLGDFGLARSYNHGTDPQTTHVAGTLGYLAPELSRTGKANPNTDVFAFGTFMLEVACGRKPINPRASTDQDLVLVDWVFSCWSRGAILDTVDPKLGINYVEKEMELVLKLGLLCSNWVPTGRPPMRHVLQYLEEELPLPDLSSLSLNANGGTFVDGQGFDDLVTRLTVPSPSVSEWILSGGR; this is encoded by the coding sequence ATGGAGGTACATTTTAGAATTCCAAATCCAGATGCCATGTTTTCCGTTTTAAAGCTTACGGTTTTCCTCCTATTCATGAGAATTAATGAGGCAGCCTCGCCAGGAGTAGTTGATTTTACCTATAACGGATTCAGTGATGCTGACATGGGGCTGAACGGCATAGCCGAGATCACATCCAATGGCCTTCTCATACTGACTGATGCCTCCAAAAGGCCCAACATAGAGCAGCGGGGCCGTGCCTTCTACGTTAGCCCAATCAACTTCCTCGATCCATCCTCATCCGGTGGCGCCGctgctctctccttctctaccactTTCGTATTTGCCATCATACCTAAGAAACCCGAATTGGGCGGTCACGGGATTGCCTTTTTCATCTCACCCACAACAGCCCTCCCATCTCGTAATCTTCCAGGCCAATATCTTGGCCTCTTCAATGCCAGCAACATTGGCAATGGCTCCAATCATTTATTCGCAGTCGCATTCGAAACCGAACAGAGCATCGAGTTCAATGATATCAACGACAACCACGTGGGTATCGATATCAATGGATTACAGTCTGTTGAATCCGCTTCGGCATCCTATTTCGATAAGAACGGTCGGTACAAGAACCTAAGCCTCATCAGTGGCGACTCCATGCAAGCCTGGGTTAATTACGATGGTGTACACAAGCAGCTCAATGTCACAATAGCTCCAATCAATGTTTCTAAACCGGCTGTTCCCCTCTTGTCTATGTCTCTTGATCTTTCTCCGCTCATGAAGGACCCCATGTTTATCGGTTTCTCATCTTCTACTGGTTCCCTTCCCACTTCCCACTGTGTGTCGGGATGGAGTTTCAAGCTCCACGGGCGAGCAAACGAACTCAATCTCACCCAACTTCCCACGCTTTCCAACCACCAGTTTAAACAGAAAACGCCTATTCTGATTATCGTGCTTCCTGTAATTGCTGCTGTTTTAGTGTTAGCGACGATCTTTGGCATCCTGATCATggtgaaaagaaagagaaaatatgcaCAAGTGCTTGAAGAATGGGAACACGATTATGGGACTCATAGGTTCAACTATAAAGATCTCTATGTGGCTACTAAGGGGTTTAAGAACAAGGAGCTACTGGGTATTGGTGGCTTTGGTAAGGTGTATAAAGGTGTATTACCCAACTCCAATATCGAAGTTGCAGTGAAGAAAATCTCCCATAACTCTAGACAAGGTATGAAGGAATTTGTCGCTGAGATCGTTACCATAGGTCAACTACGGCATCGGAACCTAGCAACGCTCTTGGGGTACTGCCGGCGTAAAGGAGAACTCCTCTTGGTTTATGAATGCATGCCCAATGGAAGTCTTGACAAGTTCCTCTTCGATCCATCTATGCCGGTGCTGAATTGGAGTCAAAGGTTTCGAATTATTAGAGGTGTAGCATCTGCTCTGTTTTATCTGCACGAAGGATGGGATCAGGTTGTGGTTCACAGAGATGTCAAGTCCAGTAATGTTCTATTGGACGGGGAATTCAATGCAAGATTAGGAGATTTTGGACTTGCGAGATCATATAACCATGGAACTGATCCTCAAACAACACATGTGGCTGGGACGCTTGGTTATCTTGCACCAGAACTTTCAAGAACTGGAAAAGCCAACCCGAACACAGATGTGTTTGCATTCGGGACTTTTATGTTGGAAGTTGCTTGTGGAAGAAAGCCAATAAATCCAAGAGCATCAACAGACCAGGATTTGGTGTTAGTAGATTGGGTGTTCTCTTGTTGGAGCAGAGGAGCAATTCTTGACACAGTGGATCCAAAATTGGGAATCAATTACGTAGAGAAGGAAATGGAGTTGGTGTTGAAGCTTGGATTGCTTTGCTCTAATTGGGTTCCCACAGGAAGGCCACCCATGCGACATGTGTTGCAGTATTTGGAGGAAGAACTTCCTCTACCAGACCTGTCATCTCTTAGTCTGAATGCTAATGGCGGAACATTTGTGGATGGCCAAGGCTTTGATGATTTGGTAACGCGACTCACGGTTCCTTCACCATCTGTTTCAGAGTGGATACTCTCTGGAGGACGTTGA